The stretch of DNA ATATACCAGATTTTAATTTCAGCTCTCCTAAATGGCATATAAACTCATCACCTGTGCCACATATTTCACATATAATATCATCCTTTGAGACCCTTTCACCTGTATATATACTTGTATATCCTTGGTCTCCTTTTTTTGTTGAAATACTCATATGTTCATCAATTTATTTATTTCTAATAGCTCTAAACTAATACTCTTCTTTTTGTTTATAATATCTTTTAAAGGGATATAACATAGCTTTGAACCTTTTAAAGCTACCATTGTACCGGCTTTACCATTTATAATACCCTCAACTGCATATATACCCATAGAGGTGCCTAAAATCCTATCAAAATAAGTAGGTGGACCACCTCTTTGTAGATGGCCAAGCACTGTAACCCTTGTATCACTAAAACCTGCATCTACCAATGCATTTGCAACATCTTGCCCTTGGGCAGCACCTTCTGCAACAATAATAATACTTCTGCTTTTACCATATTTATATCTATCTTTAGCTAACTTTATAACATCGTCATAGTTACACTTTTTTTCAGGAACAAAAGCGTATTCAGCCCCACCTGCTATTGTTGACATTAAAGCTAAAAAACCATTGTTTCTTCCCATAACCTCAATCACAAAGGTTCTATCGTGGGAAGAAGCTGTATCGTTAATTATATCAATGGCATTTATTATCCTATTCAAAGCGCTATCTACCCCAATTGATAAATCTGTACCATAAATATCATTGTCTATAGAACCAGGTACACCTACAACAGGAAACTCAAATTCAGTGTATAATTTATATGCACCAGTAAGTGAACCATCACCGCCTATAACAATAATTCCATCAATACCAAACTTTTCAAGTTGATTAAATGCCCTTTTTCTACCTTCAGGCATTCTAAAAGACTCTGACCTTGCACTTTTCAGTATTGTACCACCTTTTTGTATAATA from Deferribacterota bacterium encodes:
- the pfkA gene encoding 6-phosphofructokinase is translated as MEKLALLTSGGDAPGMNACIRSTVRTAISKGVKVYGVYRGYEGLINGELVELESRDVANIIQKGGTILKSARSESFRMPEGRKRAFNQLEKFGIDGIIVIGGDGSLTGAYKLYTEFEFPVVGVPGSIDNDIYGTDLSIGVDSALNRIINAIDIINDTASSHDRTFVIEVMGRNNGFLALMSTIAGGAEYAFVPEKKCNYDDVIKLAKDRYKYGKSRSIIIVAEGAAQGQDVANALVDAGFSDTRVTVLGHLQRGGPPTYFDRILGTSMGIYAVEGIINGKAGTMVALKGSKLCYIPLKDIINKKKSISLELLEINKLMNI